The DNA segment AATCTTCCTGTCTAATTTTTCCCTATGGCAAAATACTAAAAACTGCGGGCTTATTTCACCCGCAGTTCTGAAATCAGACAATTCCTTCTACGCCGATTTGCGCTCTTGCCTGTTTGGCAGCTGCCACCATGTTTTCCAGTGCAGCTTTGGTTTCCGGCCATTTACGTGTTTTAAGTCCGCAATCCGGGTTTACCCAAAGGTTACGCACAGGCAGCAAATCCGCTGCTTTTGCCAAAAGTGACGCCATTTCTTCTATACCTGGCACACGTGGTGAGTGGATATCGTATACCCCAGGACCTATTTCATTCGGATATTCAAAATGGGCAAAGGCTTGCAACAGTTCCATCTGAGAACGCGAAGTTTCAATGGTGATCACATCGGCATCCATAGCCGCGATATGCTCAATGATGTTATTGAACTCGCTATAGCACATGTGCGTATGGATCTGTGTTTTATCCTGTACGCCACTGGCAGTAATGCGGAAAGCTTTCACTGCCCAGTCCAGGTAATGCGGGTGCTTTGCCTTTCTCAATGGCAGTCCCTCACGGATAGCTGCCTCATCGATCTGGATAATCCCGATACCAGCTTCTTCCAAAGCTACAACCTCATCGCGGATGGCAAAAGCGATCTGGTTGGTAGTTATATCTCTAGGCTGATCGTCGCGCACAAATGACCATTGCAAAATTGTTACCGGACCGGTCAGCATACCTTTCATTGGTTTGTCAGTCTGGGCAGCAGCAAATTTGCTCCAGCGTACCGTCATGTCTGCCGGACGGCTCACATCACCATAAATAACAGGTGGTTTTACACAACGGCTGCCATAACTCTGCACCCATCCGTTTTTGGTAAACAGGAAACCATCCAGCTGCTCGCCGAAATATTCTACCATGTCATTGCGCTCAAACTCGCCATGTACCAGTACGTCCAGGCCAATTTCTTCCTGCCAACGGATGGCCTCAACAGTTGCCTGCGCTATCGCCTGATCATATTGTTCCTGGCTCAAGTCACCTTTTTTGAATTTCGCACGCAATTGACGGATATCATCAGTTTGGGGGAATGAACCGATGGTAGTTGTTGGGAATGCAGGAAAATTAAAACGCTCCTGGTGTAAGCGCTGGCGTACAGAAAATGCACTTTGACGGGTCGCATCAGCATCATTTATTGTCGCAATACGGTTTTTAACATCTTGTTTGTGCACCTTTTTTGAGCTACGCCTGCTTTCGATGGCGGCTTTGTTGGCTTCCAGTAAAGTCGTATTGCCTTCGGCAATCTGGCGGATTTCGTTTACTTCAGTCAATTTTTGTTTGG comes from the Pedobacter heparinus DSM 2366 genome and includes:
- the metE gene encoding 5-methyltetrahydropteroyltriglutamate--homocysteine S-methyltransferase produces the protein MLTQNLGYPRIGNQRQLKKACEQYWAGKIGQDELNGIARKIKQDNWQTQLDAGIDLIPCNDFSFYDQVLDTSLLLGVIPQRYSPVLSKVKTNNEIDLYFAMARGYQKDGLDITAMEMTKWLDTNYHYIVPEFTANQEFRIFNENIFSEYNTAKLQLGEKAKPVLLGPVSYLLQGKEKEQGFERIDLIKKLVPVYVDIINRLRQQGAKWIQLDEPCLVLDLSKKEKEAFDYAYRAISNRVSGVKILLATYFEALLDNTGLALSLPVTALHIDLVRAPEQLDEVLALIPDSLQLSLGVVDGRNVWKNDYEKSLSLINKAIEKLGADRLIIAPSCSLLHSPIDLDLETAIDPEIKNWMAFAKQKLTEVNEIRQIAEGNTTLLEANKAAIESRRSSKKVHKQDVKNRIATINDADATRQSAFSVRQRLHQERFNFPAFPTTTIGSFPQTDDIRQLRAKFKKGDLSQEQYDQAIAQATVEAIRWQEEIGLDVLVHGEFERNDMVEYFGEQLDGFLFTKNGWVQSYGSRCVKPPVIYGDVSRPADMTVRWSKFAAAQTDKPMKGMLTGPVTILQWSFVRDDQPRDITTNQIAFAIRDEVVALEEAGIGIIQIDEAAIREGLPLRKAKHPHYLDWAVKAFRITASGVQDKTQIHTHMCYSEFNNIIEHIAAMDADVITIETSRSQMELLQAFAHFEYPNEIGPGVYDIHSPRVPGIEEMASLLAKAADLLPVRNLWVNPDCGLKTRKWPETKAALENMVAAAKQARAQIGVEGIV